Proteins from a genomic interval of Marinifilum sp. JC120:
- a CDS encoding nuclear transport factor 2 family protein translates to MLMLSVLVCAAVSAGAAAEEDVRVQIKDVLFDYKDAYNLRDFDAIRGLYADNAVIKSFPCNSKTEDLFMGFSESLPRCASYWVDSSFKLRLFKITEFKVEGNKCSARVSWDYRSNDGRGKFTPSFEFLLKDGKWLIEMETYGRKGK, encoded by the coding sequence ATGTTGATGTTGTCGGTTCTTGTTTGCGCTGCTGTTTCTGCCGGAGCTGCTGCTGAAGAAGATGTGCGGGTTCAGATCAAGGATGTGCTTTTTGATTATAAGGACGCATATAATTTAAGGGATTTCGATGCTATCCGCGGGCTGTATGCTGACAATGCCGTGATTAAATCTTTTCCCTGTAATTCCAAAACAGAAGATTTGTTTATGGGATTCAGTGAAAGTTTGCCCCGTTGTGCATCTTACTGGGTGGATAGTTCGTTCAAGTTGCGCTTGTTCAAGATTACTGAATTCAAGGTTGAAGGTAACAAATGCAGCGCAAGGGTTTCCTGGGATTACCGGAGCAATGATGGGCGCGGCAAGTTTACCCCTTCATTTGAATTTTTGCTCAAAGATGGAAAGTGGCTCATTGAGATGGAAACCTACGGGCGCAAAGGTAAGTAA
- a CDS encoding adenylyl-sulfate kinase, with protein MSNSNGICVNKNWAIWITGLPGCGKSTIAGKLYEQLRAEGIRVVLLCMDERRKIYIPNPEYTCDERQRAYNLFVEDAISIMESGRCVIMDGSAHELCWRNDAREKIEYFAEVYLRCPVNMAMKRESGRQQGLVMAGLYEKALERQRTGKEFKDLGVVIGVDVKFQEDHNAECIVDTDGRSPDETFDEVKTCLQKWRRMNGIC; from the coding sequence ATGTCCAATTCGAACGGTATATGCGTTAATAAAAACTGGGCTATCTGGATTACCGGATTACCGGGGTGTGGCAAGAGTACCATAGCCGGAAAGCTTTATGAGCAATTGCGTGCGGAGGGAATCAGGGTTGTTCTGCTTTGCATGGATGAGCGGCGTAAGATCTATATTCCCAATCCTGAATATACATGTGATGAACGACAGCGTGCCTACAACCTTTTTGTGGAAGACGCCATCTCCATTATGGAATCAGGACGGTGTGTAATTATGGACGGTTCTGCTCATGAGCTTTGCTGGCGTAATGACGCCCGTGAAAAAATAGAATATTTTGCTGAGGTTTACTTGCGCTGTCCGGTGAATATGGCCATGAAGCGCGAATCAGGGCGGCAGCAGGGGCTGGTTATGGCCGGACTATACGAAAAAGCTCTTGAGCGGCAGCGTACCGGTAAGGAATTTAAGGATCTTGGGGTAGTTATCGGAGTGGATGTTAAATTTCAGGAAGACCACAACGCCGAATGCATTGTGGATACTGATGGAAGAAGTCCTGATGAGACTTTCGATGAGGTAAAGACCTGCTTGCAAAAGTGGCGTAGAATGAACGGGATTTGCTGA
- a CDS encoding aminoglycoside phosphotransferase family protein: MIEITAAMLDAYLKDAFGPGASLVDYGDIGSLDKQGMKKFGYGKPLLVLFTVDGEERETVISVMKGDNYGHQFYWDRAAVLMFQYETSARLPRHVKPMGIGYISSDGIMRSLKEPQEFFILNEKLQGYDYFHDLDRIRNGEFLEQDQHNAVDLAEWLAEIHSVKKDDPHLYMRRIRELIGSSECIMGLVDEAFKHPCDFFSQDRFVSLEKKLIDWRWKLFHYTHRLSAVHGDFHPWNILMGGPDGFSVLDRSRGEWGEPAGDLCCMATNYILFGLYSGGKFSNKLRTLYMTYMEAYLEKTGDDEVLQVMAPFFVFRGLVIASPVWYPDHPQEVRDALMRFIENVLEDEVFDYVQFERYMR, from the coding sequence ATGATTGAAATCACAGCCGCTATGCTTGATGCATACCTGAAAGATGCTTTCGGACCCGGTGCGTCCCTTGTGGACTACGGGGATATAGGCTCGCTGGACAAGCAGGGTATGAAGAAATTCGGGTACGGAAAGCCGTTGCTGGTTCTCTTCACTGTGGACGGAGAGGAGCGGGAAACTGTGATTTCGGTCATGAAAGGGGATAATTACGGACATCAGTTCTATTGGGACCGGGCGGCGGTTCTAATGTTTCAGTATGAAACCTCAGCCCGTTTGCCGCGTCATGTAAAACCTATGGGGATCGGTTATATCAGTAGCGATGGGATTATGCGTTCGCTTAAGGAGCCGCAGGAATTTTTCATTTTGAATGAAAAGTTGCAGGGCTACGATTATTTCCACGATCTTGACCGTATTCGCAATGGGGAATTTCTTGAGCAGGATCAGCATAATGCAGTAGATCTTGCTGAGTGGCTGGCAGAAATCCATTCTGTGAAAAAGGATGATCCTCATCTGTATATGCGTCGCATCCGGGAGTTGATCGGTTCCAGCGAATGCATAATGGGATTGGTGGACGAAGCATTCAAGCATCCTTGCGATTTTTTTTCACAGGACCGCTTTGTTAGTCTTGAGAAAAAACTTATCGACTGGCGCTGGAAGCTATTTCATTACACCCACCGTTTATCTGCCGTGCACGGTGATTTTCATCCTTGGAATATTCTTATGGGCGGGCCGGATGGATTTAGTGTGCTGGACCGCAGCAGGGGGGAGTGGGGTGAACCTGCCGGAGATCTTTGCTGCATGGCGACTAATTATATTCTCTTCGGGCTTTATTCAGGGGGAAAGTTTTCTAATAAACTGCGTACCCTGTACATGACTTACATGGAAGCGTATCTTGAAAAGACCGGGGATGATGAAGTATTACAGGTCATGGCTCCATTTTTCGTATTTCGGGGGTTGGTTATTGCCTCTCCGGTCTGGTATCCTGATCATCCGCAGGAAGTGCGGGATGCATTGATGCGATTTATAGAAAACGTTCTTGAGGATGAGGTCTTTGATTATGTCCAATTCGAACGGTATATGCGTTAA
- a CDS encoding carbohydrate kinase family protein, which yields MQILVSGSLAYDRIMSFPGSFADHILPDKIHMLNVCFLVDGLDERFGGTAGNIAYALSMLDEKPVILGTAGKDFDGYEKWLDDNKITREGIKRVDDEFTAGAYITTDKSDNQITGFNPGAMKYGCDYDFSGVNPADALAIVSPGNLDDMQNFPKVYREKGVSYIYDPGQNIPAFSGEQLLEMIGGCKILVSNDYELEMIMKSTGKTRDELMEICDSIIVTLGEHGCLVVEKDGETKVSAAKAEVVEDPTGAGDAFRAGLIKGLAMGKNLVEAAHVGAVSAVYCVEKLGTQEHSYTEEEFWARYETNFGSVSR from the coding sequence ATGCAGATATTGGTTTCCGGTTCCTTGGCCTACGACAGAATTATGAGTTTTCCCGGTAGTTTCGCCGATCATATCCTGCCTGATAAAATTCACATGCTTAACGTGTGTTTTCTGGTGGACGGCCTTGATGAGCGTTTTGGCGGCACAGCCGGAAACATTGCTTACGCTCTTTCCATGCTGGACGAAAAGCCTGTGATCCTTGGTACTGCGGGTAAGGATTTCGACGGTTATGAAAAATGGCTGGACGACAACAAAATTACTCGCGAAGGAATCAAGCGTGTTGATGATGAATTTACCGCCGGAGCCTACATCACCACTGATAAGTCCGACAACCAGATTACCGGATTCAACCCCGGTGCCATGAAATACGGTTGCGATTATGATTTTTCCGGCGTGAATCCCGCAGATGCGCTGGCTATCGTTTCCCCCGGCAACCTTGATGATATGCAGAATTTTCCCAAAGTATACCGTGAAAAGGGTGTATCTTACATCTATGATCCGGGCCAGAACATCCCCGCATTTAGCGGTGAGCAGCTGCTGGAAATGATCGGCGGTTGCAAGATTCTCGTTTCCAACGACTATGAGCTGGAAATGATCATGAAATCCACAGGCAAGACTCGTGATGAGCTCATGGAAATCTGCGATTCCATCATCGTAACTCTTGGTGAGCACGGTTGTCTTGTTGTTGAAAAAGACGGCGAAACTAAAGTTTCCGCTGCCAAGGCTGAAGTTGTGGAAGATCCCACCGGAGCAGGCGATGCTTTCCGTGCCGGTCTGATCAAAGGCCTCGCCATGGGCAAAAATCTTGTTGAAGCTGCCCACGTAGGTGCTGTCAGCGCGGTTTACTGCGTTGAAAAACTCGGTACTCAGGAACATTCCTACACCGAAGAAGAGTTTTGGGCTCGTTACGAAACCAACTTTGGCTCAGTCAGCCGATAA
- a CDS encoding divalent-cation tolerance protein CutA yields MSIMLVYITAGDVEEAREIGGELLMRHLAACVNIFDKMESMYWWEGKLERSEETVIIAKTTPELVEKLIQTVKNLHSYDCPAIVALESKHGNGEFFEWVKSHTS; encoded by the coding sequence ATGTCCATAATGCTGGTTTATATTACTGCCGGAGATGTGGAAGAAGCGCGTGAGATTGGCGGAGAGTTGCTCATGCGTCATTTGGCCGCCTGCGTGAATATCTTTGATAAAATGGAATCCATGTATTGGTGGGAAGGAAAGCTTGAGCGTTCCGAAGAAACAGTAATTATTGCTAAAACAACACCGGAACTGGTTGAAAAATTGATCCAGACAGTCAAGAATCTTCACAGCTACGATTGTCCAGCTATTGTGGCACTTGAGTCGAAGCATGGTAACGGGGAGTTTTTTGAGTGGGTGAAGAGTCATACTTCGTAG
- the nth gene encoding endonuclease III, translating to MKMKTPDKSTLERATTIYDRLIKRYPNPEPELDWSNAWELMAATALAAQCTDVRVNKVTPELFRRWPGPAEMSKADVAEVEEVIRSTGLFRNKAKNLKGAAEVVINEFGGEMPQTMKDMIKLPGVARKTANIVLSNAMDVHEGVAVDTHVKRLSFRMGLTESTNPNVIEKDLMPLFKRENWGDANHVLVLYGREICSARNPKCDICELNDICPQNGIEKK from the coding sequence ATGAAAATGAAAACTCCTGATAAAAGCACACTGGAAAGAGCAACTACCATCTATGACCGTCTGATAAAACGGTACCCGAACCCGGAACCGGAATTAGACTGGTCCAATGCATGGGAACTGATGGCAGCCACTGCTCTTGCGGCTCAATGCACGGATGTGCGGGTCAACAAGGTTACCCCGGAACTTTTCCGCAGATGGCCCGGCCCAGCGGAAATGAGCAAAGCGGATGTGGCGGAAGTCGAAGAAGTGATCCGCTCTACCGGGCTTTTCCGTAACAAGGCCAAGAACCTGAAAGGCGCAGCGGAAGTAGTCATAAATGAATTCGGCGGCGAAATGCCCCAAACCATGAAAGATATGATCAAGCTGCCCGGTGTGGCTCGCAAAACCGCCAACATAGTGCTTTCCAATGCCATGGACGTTCACGAGGGGGTTGCCGTTGATACCCATGTTAAACGGCTTTCATTCAGGATGGGCTTGACCGAAAGCACCAATCCAAATGTCATAGAAAAAGACCTGATGCCGCTTTTTAAACGCGAAAATTGGGGCGATGCAAACCATGTTTTGGTTCTATACGGACGTGAAATATGTTCGGCCCGAAACCCCAAATGCGACATCTGCGAACTAAACGATATCTGTCCGCAAAACGGAATTGAGAAAAAATAA
- a CDS encoding tRNA guanosine(34) transglycosylase Tgt yields MSEEKKKPGNFTVHATDGNARRGTLMTAHGEIQTPVYMPVGTQGAVKAVSPRDLHEINSQIILGNTYHLYLRPGDELIARRGGLHKFSNWDKPILTDSGGFQVFSLESIRKITEQGVEFRSYIDGSKHFFSPEKVISIQNNIGSDIMMVLDECVGYGHDRDYTAKSLEMTTRWAKRCRDAYPVGSGDQLMFGIVQGGFHKDLREVSLEQLSEIPFEGYAIGGLSVGEPIPDMYDILQHIGPKLPADKPRYLMGVGTPLDILEGIANGVDMFDCVLPTRNARNGTLYTSQGKVNIKRAQYREDDSPLDPNCDCYTCRNFSKAYLRHLYTAKELLSSQLNSIHNLRFFLKLTEEAREAIEKGTFDDLRKKYEAVYEPVVR; encoded by the coding sequence ATGAGCGAAGAAAAAAAGAAACCCGGAAACTTTACTGTACATGCCACCGACGGCAACGCCCGCCGCGGAACCCTTATGACCGCCCATGGCGAAATCCAGACCCCGGTCTACATGCCTGTGGGAACTCAGGGAGCAGTAAAAGCTGTTTCACCGCGTGATCTGCATGAAATCAATTCCCAGATCATCCTCGGTAACACTTATCACCTTTACCTGCGCCCCGGTGACGAACTTATTGCCCGCCGTGGAGGCCTGCATAAATTTTCCAATTGGGACAAGCCCATCCTCACCGACAGCGGCGGATTTCAAGTCTTCAGCCTTGAATCCATCCGTAAAATCACCGAGCAGGGCGTGGAATTCCGCTCCTACATTGACGGATCAAAACATTTCTTTTCCCCTGAAAAAGTCATTTCCATCCAGAACAACATCGGCTCTGACATCATGATGGTTCTGGATGAATGTGTGGGCTATGGACATGACCGCGATTACACTGCGAAATCCCTTGAAATGACCACCCGCTGGGCCAAACGCTGTCGCGATGCCTACCCCGTAGGCTCCGGCGATCAGCTCATGTTCGGCATAGTACAGGGAGGTTTCCATAAGGACCTGCGTGAAGTCTCCCTTGAGCAGCTCAGCGAAATCCCCTTTGAAGGATACGCCATCGGCGGCCTGAGCGTTGGCGAGCCCATCCCGGATATGTACGATATTTTACAGCACATCGGGCCCAAGCTGCCTGCGGATAAACCCCGTTACCTCATGGGTGTAGGAACTCCGCTCGACATTCTCGAAGGTATTGCCAACGGCGTGGACATGTTCGACTGCGTGCTGCCCACAAGGAACGCCCGCAACGGCACCCTGTACACCAGCCAAGGCAAGGTCAACATCAAACGCGCCCAGTACCGTGAGGATGATTCCCCGCTGGACCCCAATTGCGATTGTTATACCTGCCGCAACTTCAGCAAGGCCTACCTGCGCCATCTGTACACGGCAAAGGAACTGCTCTCCAGCCAGCTGAATTCAATTCACAACCTGCGTTTCTTCCTCAAGCTCACTGAAGAAGCACGGGAAGCCATTGAGAAAGGCACTTTCGATGACCTGCGCAAAAAGTACGAAGCGGTCTACGAACCGGTCGTGAGATAA
- a CDS encoding YdcF family protein, producing MRIIRPLLTLMGALTVAGMLAAAVLFFFAPVLLQKEDVLEKADAIVVLGGHYYRPVYAADLYNEGYAPLILSSKPVVTPEVEDVRNLGIHFPYQWEVFRDVLLKKEVPADKIKFFGKANISTLDEAEKLKDQLTSQIKSIILVTSPMHTRRAGIIFREILPPDVKIIVVGTPYEITPDKWWTNFRTAPFVVLEVAKTLYYELGGAFRSSEEIAN from the coding sequence ATGAGAATTATCAGGCCGTTATTAACGCTTATGGGAGCACTGACCGTTGCCGGAATGCTGGCGGCGGCAGTGCTTTTCTTTTTTGCCCCGGTCCTGCTTCAGAAAGAGGATGTGCTTGAAAAAGCTGACGCAATCGTGGTCCTTGGTGGACATTACTACCGCCCGGTCTACGCAGCAGATCTCTACAATGAAGGCTACGCTCCGCTGATTCTGTCCAGCAAGCCGGTAGTAACCCCGGAAGTAGAAGATGTGCGCAACCTCGGAATACACTTTCCGTATCAGTGGGAAGTATTCCGGGATGTGCTGCTGAAAAAAGAGGTACCTGCTGACAAAATTAAATTCTTCGGCAAAGCCAATATCAGCACCCTTGATGAAGCGGAAAAATTAAAAGATCAACTCACTTCACAAATTAAATCCATCATTCTGGTGACCTCCCCCATGCACACCCGCCGTGCCGGGATTATCTTCAGGGAAATTCTGCCCCCGGATGTTAAAATAATAGTGGTCGGCACTCCCTATGAAATAACACCTGATAAATGGTGGACCAATTTCCGGACCGCACCATTTGTGGTACTGGAAGTAGCCAAGACCCTTTATTACGAATTGGGCGGAGCTTTCAGAAGCTCGGAAGAAATTGCCAATTAA
- a CDS encoding carbon monoxide dehydrogenase, producing the protein MKLAFAGKGGVGKTSITSWMADWMARSGQNVWMIDADTALSLGQASGLANGALPDPVSSRTDLVRERIHEEGFLNLNPEVGDLPEELAVELPLYEEPFPGVDPGKKRLLVMGGLSNAGGGCACDANALLKALLAHIVMDSDDCVLVDLEAGVEHLGRGTAMHVDGIVVVSEPSMRSFQTASEVGRMAGELGLENQVLIINRYQGGEPPELEHLPDKRFTMPQLPGLVERQMSDGNVLNLPESVEIDAIMEKIVRSLQA; encoded by the coding sequence ATGAAACTGGCATTTGCAGGCAAAGGTGGCGTAGGCAAAACCTCAATTACTTCGTGGATGGCTGACTGGATGGCCCGTAGCGGGCAGAATGTCTGGATGATTGATGCCGACACGGCTTTGTCATTGGGGCAGGCTTCCGGGCTGGCTAATGGTGCGTTGCCTGATCCTGTATCATCAAGGACTGATCTGGTCAGGGAGCGGATTCATGAGGAAGGTTTCCTCAATCTTAATCCCGAGGTCGGCGACCTGCCGGAAGAATTGGCAGTGGAGCTTCCGCTTTATGAAGAGCCTTTTCCCGGTGTTGATCCCGGTAAGAAAAGGTTGCTGGTCATGGGCGGTCTGTCCAATGCCGGGGGTGGCTGTGCCTGTGATGCCAATGCCCTGCTAAAAGCTCTGCTGGCCCATATAGTCATGGATAGCGATGATTGCGTGTTGGTTGATCTTGAAGCCGGGGTAGAACATCTCGGACGGGGAACAGCCATGCATGTGGATGGGATTGTGGTGGTCAGCGAACCTTCCATGCGCAGTTTTCAGACTGCTTCGGAAGTGGGGCGCATGGCCGGTGAATTGGGGCTTGAAAATCAGGTACTGATCATTAATCGTTATCAGGGCGGTGAGCCTCCTGAGTTGGAGCATCTACCCGATAAGCGGTTCACCATGCCGCAACTGCCCGGACTGGTTGAGCGGCAGATGTCCGACGGTAATGTGCTCAATCTTCCTGAATCCGTTGAGATTGATGCTATAATGGAAAAGATAGTCCGGTCATTGCAAGCGTGA
- the cooS gene encoding anaerobic carbon-monoxide dehydrogenase catalytic subunit, whose protein sequence is MAKEPRPAEELTIWDDARAMINKARAEGIDTVHERLQQQTPHCKFCELGTSCRICTMGPCKITPKSPRGVCGADADVVVARNFGRFVTGGAAGHSDHGRDLIEVLEAIVEGETKDYKITDEDKLRRISAEIGVEVEGRDIKDIARDAMECFFADFGSRKKQVSFLSRVPQKRKDIWSKLGITPRGVDREIAEMMHRTHMGCDNDAPNTLLHAARTSLADGWGGSMIGTELSDVIFGTPTPSMSQANLGVIKEDKVNILVHGHNPVVSEMILAASREPEIVAEAKAAGAAGINIAGLCCTGNELLMRKGIPMAGNHLMTELAILTGAVEAVVVDYQCIMPSLVTISGCYHTKFIDTAPKARFTGAVHFDIHPHNAYEQACEIVRLAVKAYVERDASRVDIPCEPVEIMTGFSNEAVISALGGSLDPLVQAIAAGDVRGAVGIVGCNNPKIKQDSMNVGLAKELIKKDILVLVTGCVTTAAGKAGLLVPDAIEMAGPGLKKVCGALGIPPVLHYGSCVDNARILQLCAALADALNVDISDLPVGASSPEWYSEKAAAIGLYAVASGIYTHLGHPPNILGSETVTNIAVSGLEDLVGASFVIEPDPVKAAELFDVRIKAKRKGLGLSE, encoded by the coding sequence ATGGCTAAAGAACCCCGTCCGGCTGAAGAGTTGACAATCTGGGATGATGCTCGTGCAATGATCAATAAAGCACGTGCAGAGGGCATTGATACTGTCCATGAAAGATTACAGCAGCAGACCCCGCATTGTAAGTTCTGCGAGCTTGGGACAAGCTGCCGTATCTGTACCATGGGGCCGTGTAAAATTACCCCGAAATCTCCGCGCGGTGTATGCGGTGCTGATGCGGATGTTGTGGTGGCAAGGAATTTCGGTCGTTTTGTAACGGGCGGAGCTGCTGGCCATTCTGATCATGGTCGTGATTTGATTGAGGTGCTTGAGGCGATAGTTGAGGGCGAGACCAAGGATTATAAAATAACTGATGAGGATAAACTGCGCCGTATTTCCGCAGAAATCGGTGTTGAAGTCGAAGGGCGTGATATCAAGGATATTGCTCGCGATGCAATGGAGTGTTTCTTTGCTGACTTCGGCAGCCGTAAAAAACAGGTTTCCTTCCTTTCCCGCGTTCCTCAGAAACGTAAAGATATCTGGTCCAAGCTGGGAATAACCCCGCGCGGTGTTGACCGTGAAATTGCTGAAATGATGCACCGCACCCACATGGGTTGCGATAACGACGCTCCCAACACTCTTCTCCATGCTGCCCGTACTTCACTGGCTGACGGTTGGGGCGGTTCCATGATCGGCACCGAATTGTCAGACGTTATTTTCGGAACCCCGACCCCGTCCATGTCGCAGGCCAACCTCGGGGTAATTAAAGAAGACAAAGTAAATATTCTTGTCCATGGGCATAACCCTGTGGTTTCCGAGATGATTTTGGCGGCCTCCCGTGAACCTGAGATCGTCGCTGAAGCAAAAGCTGCCGGAGCCGCAGGTATCAATATCGCGGGTCTATGCTGCACGGGTAATGAACTGCTCATGCGCAAGGGTATCCCCATGGCCGGGAACCATCTCATGACAGAGCTTGCAATTCTGACCGGAGCGGTTGAGGCTGTGGTTGTGGATTACCAGTGCATCATGCCCAGCCTTGTAACGATTTCCGGCTGCTACCACACCAAGTTTATCGATACCGCTCCTAAGGCTCGTTTCACCGGGGCAGTCCATTTTGATATTCATCCGCATAATGCATACGAGCAAGCTTGCGAGATCGTCCGCCTCGCAGTGAAAGCTTATGTTGAGCGTGATGCTTCTCGTGTGGATATTCCATGTGAGCCTGTGGAGATCATGACCGGATTTTCTAATGAAGCGGTTATTTCAGCATTAGGCGGTTCTCTTGATCCGTTAGTGCAGGCCATTGCTGCCGGGGATGTTCGCGGCGCAGTAGGAATTGTTGGCTGTAATAATCCTAAGATCAAGCAGGATTCCATGAATGTTGGGCTTGCCAAGGAATTGATCAAAAAAGATATCCTTGTGCTGGTTACCGGATGCGTAACCACTGCGGCAGGCAAGGCCGGATTGCTGGTTCCAGATGCCATTGAAATGGCTGGTCCGGGACTTAAAAAGGTCTGCGGCGCGTTGGGAATCCCGCCCGTGTTGCATTACGGTTCCTGTGTGGACAACGCTCGAATCCTGCAACTCTGCGCCGCATTGGCTGATGCCCTTAATGTGGATATCAGTGATCTGCCTGTGGGTGCTTCCTCTCCTGAGTGGTATTCAGAAAAGGCTGCTGCTATCGGGCTTTACGCTGTAGCCAGTGGCATCTACACCCACCTCGGTCATCCTCCGAATATTCTTGGTTCTGAGACTGTAACTAATATTGCGGTTTCCGGTCTTGAGGATCTGGTAGGTGCCTCTTTTGTCATTGAACCGGACCCGGTCAAAGCTGCCGAACTCTTTGATGTACGGATCAAGGCCAAACGTAAAGGCCTTGGTTTGAGCGAGTAG
- a CDS encoding Crp/Fnr family transcriptional regulator — protein MKFSGINLLDELERDEFEDIRSVFGERRFKKGAMIFAPDTEEDLVFIVAKGRVRIYLAYEAKEFTLGILGPGDLYSTHAGCFVQAYEDGMLLTTDVQSVKRCMADIPIFNRTMVRVLGKILQNSFSVIDGLVFKDINSRLCGYLHKEATQYGKTVDGGIEINLNLTTEQLSTLLGATRQTVSTLLNNLTREGILTRIDRSNWLVVDPEQLKAIAEN, from the coding sequence ATGAAGTTTTCCGGTATCAATCTTCTGGACGAACTTGAGCGGGATGAATTTGAAGATATCCGCAGTGTCTTTGGCGAACGCAGGTTTAAAAAAGGTGCCATGATCTTTGCTCCCGATACTGAAGAAGATCTTGTCTTCATTGTTGCAAAGGGCAGGGTGCGTATTTATCTCGCTTATGAAGCCAAGGAGTTCACTCTGGGAATTCTCGGTCCCGGAGACCTTTATTCAACTCATGCCGGATGTTTTGTGCAAGCCTATGAAGACGGTATGTTGTTGACTACCGATGTTCAATCGGTAAAGCGGTGCATGGCTGATATCCCAATTTTTAACCGCACTATGGTCCGGGTGCTGGGCAAAATCCTGCAAAATTCTTTTTCTGTAATTGATGGACTGGTCTTCAAAGATATTAATTCCCGCCTTTGTGGCTACCTGCACAAAGAAGCCACCCAATACGGGAAGACCGTTGACGGTGGAATAGAGATCAATCTTAATCTGACCACCGAACAGCTTTCCACTCTTCTCGGTGCCACCCGCCAGACCGTCTCCACTTTGCTTAACAACCTCACCCGTGAAGGAATTCTCACTCGCATTGATCGTTCCAATTGGCTTGTTGTTGATCCTGAGCAACTGAAAGCCATCGCTGAAAATTAG
- a CDS encoding YihY/virulence factor BrkB family protein yields MTSGKVGQRISEFFLNDIWDWSSSHVSGPLKVLHTVARVGYLVTVGFLKDQCIIRASALTFTTMLSIVPFLAVAFSLMKGMGFQDSSYIHDMLLKVSAGREEVVGKILEYVDNTNVQTLGWIGVATLLFTVLSTVGTVEKAFNIIWKVRHGRSFWRKFTDFFSVIFICPVAVIVATSVSVSIKKQAVLQSFESIYGVSELESFLIGLTPLVLIWLSFTFIYAFMPNTRVRLSSALAGGVVAGTVWQMAQWAYINWQIGVSKYNAIYGSFAQLPLFLIWLYASWVIVLLGSEISYAVQNVMLYRQQKFMPDAGVEDMQKFSLLALSLMTLRFEQSEHPYELEELAGEVGVPVRFISPLLDKFVENGILVKGAEEGSEIYAFAVSPQKLTMLQVMGILSGTGKGASSVVENPGMLFVSKMIDDIKTVIRESGSDVSLSECAENMDKYIKKLPAAPEES; encoded by the coding sequence ATGACCAGTGGGAAGGTAGGACAACGTATTTCCGAGTTTTTCTTAAATGATATTTGGGATTGGAGTTCTTCCCATGTCAGCGGCCCTTTGAAAGTCCTGCATACTGTTGCTCGAGTGGGCTATCTTGTCACAGTGGGATTTCTTAAGGATCAGTGCATTATCCGTGCTTCCGCGCTTACCTTTACCACCATGCTTTCCATTGTCCCGTTTCTTGCGGTGGCCTTTTCGTTGATGAAGGGTATGGGCTTTCAGGATTCCAGCTATATTCACGATATGCTGCTTAAGGTTTCCGCCGGAAGGGAAGAGGTGGTTGGTAAGATTCTTGAGTATGTGGATAATACCAATGTTCAAACTCTCGGTTGGATCGGGGTGGCAACCCTTCTTTTTACCGTTCTTTCCACTGTTGGTACTGTTGAGAAAGCTTTTAATATTATTTGGAAGGTCCGCCACGGGCGTTCTTTCTGGCGCAAATTTACGGATTTTTTCTCAGTTATTTTTATCTGCCCGGTGGCGGTGATTGTAGCCACCAGTGTCAGTGTTTCCATTAAAAAGCAGGCCGTGCTGCAATCGTTTGAAAGTATTTACGGTGTATCGGAATTGGAGAGTTTTCTGATCGGACTAACCCCGCTGGTACTGATCTGGCTTTCATTTACTTTTATCTACGCCTTCATGCCTAATACCAGAGTGCGCCTTAGCAGTGCGCTGGCAGGCGGGGTGGTAGCCGGGACCGTCTGGCAGATGGCCCAGTGGGCTTACATCAACTGGCAGATCGGGGTGAGTAAGTATAATGCCATTTACGGCAGCTTTGCGCAGCTGCCTCTTTTTCTGATCTGGCTTTATGCCAGCTGGGTTATTGTCCTGCTTGGTTCTGAAATAAGCTACGCCGTGCAGAATGTGATGCTTTATCGCCAGCAGAAATTCATGCCCGATGCCGGTGTGGAAGATATGCAGAAATTTTCTCTGCTGGCACTTAGCTTGATGACTTTGCGGTTTGAACAATCCGAGCATCCGTATGAACTGGAAGAGCTGGCCGGGGAGGTAGGTGTTCCGGTCAGGTTTATTTCCCCTTTGCTGGATAAATTTGTGGAAAACGGGATTCTGGTCAAAGGAGCGGAAGAAGGTAGTGAAATATATGCCTTCGCTGTTTCTCCACAAAAACTGACCATGCTGCAAGTTATGGGCATCCTTTCCGGTACAGGCAAAGGGGCCAGCTCTGTGGTGGAAAACCCGGGCATGCTTTTCGTTTCTAAAATGATAGATGATATTAAGACGGTCATTCGTGAAAGCGGGTCTGATGTTTCGCTTTCTGAGTGTGCGGAGAATATGGATAAGTATATTAAAAAACTTCCTGCTGCGCCCGAGGAAAGCTGA